A single genomic interval of Alcaligenes sp. SDU_A2 harbors:
- a CDS encoding tetrathionate reductase subunit A, whose translation MSKKNETPNLSRRQVLARGGVAVGGLAAFAAGYSDTVVKAVQGLGQGTAGVPTAHATRGNSLQAEFRIDPMTGLLDTQPGQVVSPSSCLGCWTQCGVRVRIDTENNTILRIAGNPYHPLATTQPAAMDQPVREVYAMLGGENGLEGRASACARGASMLAQHASPYRVLAPLKRVGPRGSGQWQRISFEQLIAEVCDGGDLFGEGQVDGLRAIWDHNTPIDPQNPEFGPLANQLLFTDAANEGRTPLVKRFAEQAFGTVNVSNHGSYCGQSFRVGTGAALGDLKGMPHGKPDWKNARFGLFIGAAPAQSGNPFQRQGRELAEARARKENTFRYVVVSPILPTSSSLASGSGNRWQPVLPGSDLSLVMGMLRWILEQERFDRQYLARPHAPGDADEQTASWTNATHLLIADPKHPGFGRYLRATDLGWEVPQGSDAAFIVMDEQGELRAHTDLEQAELFVERKVLLDDQEVQVCTALHMLRERTQEHSLEHYAQRCGLQEEELIELAREFTSHGRQAVADAHGGTMNGSGFYTAYAIAMLNTLVGNLNVKGGLVLDAGPFGPFGPGPRYNFAQFPGKVAAKGVALSRHRFAYEKSSEYQRRKEKGEALYPAPAPWYPAVGGLSSEMIASGLNGYPYSCKVWINHMSNPVYAIAGFKNAMLDKLKDPTVLPLSISINPFINETNAYADYIVPDTVTYESWGVSAPWADVIAKSSTLRWPVVQPRVERTADGQPINLESFLFAVALRLALPGFGKGVLKDKSGQAHDLLCAEDFYLRGMANIAFGAGRPVGNASDDDMRMTGVDRLYPELQARLHPEEQRKVAMLLSRGGRFDRVDNAWKGDQLKKRHDIALQVWNEDLARMRHSMTGERLSGCPSWYPTRLADGSDMREHFNEQDWPFLMSSYKSNLMSSMSIGMDRLRQVHPHNPISLNQDDAGKLGIRNGDPIRVSTPGGSVDGVALVRGGIMRGAIAIEHGFGHTELGARSHTIDGQPMPHQPAFAAGVNLNELGFADPTRAPGQDNVWIDWVSGAAVRQGLPARIEKRQV comes from the coding sequence ATGAGCAAGAAAAACGAAACTCCTAATCTATCCCGTCGGCAAGTTCTGGCCCGAGGCGGCGTCGCCGTCGGCGGTCTGGCTGCTTTTGCGGCAGGCTACAGCGATACGGTCGTCAAAGCAGTCCAAGGCCTTGGCCAGGGAACGGCGGGCGTGCCCACCGCCCATGCGACACGCGGCAATTCTTTGCAAGCCGAGTTCCGCATCGATCCCATGACCGGCCTGCTCGATACCCAGCCCGGCCAGGTCGTCAGCCCCTCCAGCTGTCTGGGCTGCTGGACCCAATGCGGCGTGCGGGTGCGCATCGATACCGAAAACAATACGATTTTGCGCATTGCCGGCAACCCTTATCATCCTTTGGCAACGACGCAACCGGCTGCCATGGATCAGCCCGTGCGCGAGGTGTATGCCATGCTGGGCGGAGAAAACGGCCTGGAAGGCCGAGCCAGCGCCTGCGCGCGGGGCGCATCCATGCTGGCTCAGCATGCCAGCCCCTACCGTGTCCTGGCCCCGCTCAAGCGAGTGGGACCACGCGGTTCAGGCCAATGGCAACGCATCAGTTTTGAACAATTGATCGCCGAAGTCTGTGACGGCGGCGATCTGTTCGGCGAAGGCCAGGTGGACGGCTTGCGCGCCATCTGGGATCACAACACACCGATTGACCCCCAAAACCCCGAGTTCGGTCCCCTGGCTAACCAGTTACTATTCACGGACGCCGCCAACGAAGGACGCACGCCGTTGGTCAAGCGTTTTGCCGAACAGGCGTTTGGGACCGTCAACGTCAGCAACCACGGCTCGTACTGCGGCCAAAGCTTTCGTGTGGGCACCGGTGCGGCCCTGGGCGATTTGAAAGGCATGCCGCACGGCAAACCGGACTGGAAAAATGCGCGTTTCGGCCTGTTCATCGGTGCCGCGCCAGCCCAGTCCGGCAACCCATTCCAGCGTCAGGGTCGCGAACTGGCCGAGGCGCGCGCGCGCAAAGAAAACACCTTCCGCTATGTGGTCGTCTCCCCGATTCTGCCTACCTCGTCCAGCCTGGCCTCGGGCAGCGGCAATCGCTGGCAACCCGTATTGCCCGGCAGCGACCTGTCGCTGGTCATGGGCATGCTGCGCTGGATTCTGGAGCAGGAACGCTTTGACCGGCAGTACCTGGCCCGTCCGCACGCACCCGGCGATGCAGACGAACAGACCGCATCCTGGACCAATGCCACGCACCTGTTGATTGCCGATCCCAAACATCCGGGATTTGGCCGCTATCTACGCGCTACTGATCTGGGCTGGGAAGTGCCGCAGGGAAGCGACGCTGCCTTTATCGTCATGGACGAGCAAGGAGAACTGCGGGCGCATACCGATCTGGAACAGGCCGAACTGTTTGTGGAACGCAAGGTTCTGCTGGACGACCAGGAGGTCCAAGTCTGCACGGCGTTGCATATGCTGCGCGAACGCACGCAAGAACACAGCCTGGAGCATTACGCGCAGCGTTGTGGCTTGCAAGAAGAAGAACTAATCGAACTGGCGCGAGAATTTACCAGCCACGGCCGTCAAGCCGTTGCCGATGCCCACGGCGGGACCATGAATGGCTCGGGCTTTTATACCGCCTATGCCATTGCCATGCTCAATACACTGGTCGGCAACCTGAATGTGAAAGGCGGTCTGGTTCTGGATGCTGGCCCTTTTGGCCCTTTCGGCCCCGGCCCACGCTACAATTTTGCCCAGTTTCCGGGCAAAGTCGCCGCCAAGGGCGTCGCCCTGTCCCGCCACCGTTTTGCCTACGAGAAATCCAGCGAATACCAGCGCCGCAAGGAAAAAGGCGAAGCCTTGTACCCTGCGCCGGCTCCCTGGTATCCCGCGGTAGGCGGCCTGAGCAGCGAGATGATCGCCTCCGGCCTGAATGGCTATCCGTACTCCTGCAAAGTGTGGATTAATCACATGAGCAATCCGGTATATGCTATTGCCGGTTTCAAGAACGCGATGTTGGATAAGCTGAAAGACCCGACAGTTTTGCCGCTGTCTATTTCCATCAATCCATTCATCAACGAGACCAACGCCTACGCGGACTACATCGTTCCGGACACGGTCACCTACGAAAGCTGGGGCGTATCAGCCCCTTGGGCAGACGTCATTGCCAAGTCCTCCACGCTGCGCTGGCCCGTGGTGCAGCCACGCGTCGAGCGTACCGCCGACGGCCAGCCGATTAATCTGGAAAGTTTTTTGTTTGCTGTGGCTCTGCGCCTGGCGCTGCCCGGATTCGGCAAAGGCGTGCTCAAGGACAAGAGCGGCCAAGCCCACGATCTGCTGTGCGCTGAAGATTTTTACCTGCGCGGCATGGCCAATATCGCGTTTGGTGCCGGTCGTCCGGTCGGCAACGCCTCGGACGACGATATGCGCATGACAGGCGTAGATCGCCTGTATCCGGAGCTGCAGGCACGTCTGCACCCGGAAGAACAACGCAAAGTCGCCATGCTGCTGTCACGCGGCGGCCGTTTTGATCGTGTCGACAACGCCTGGAAAGGCGATCAGCTTAAAAAACGCCACGACATCGCTCTGCAGGTCTGGAACGAAGATCTGGCCCGCATGCGCCATTCGATGACCGGTGAGCGTCTGAGCGGCTGCCCCAGCTGGTACCCCACCCGTTTGGCCGACGGCAGCGACATGCGCGAGCATTTCAACGAGCAGGATTGGCCTTTCTTGATGAGCTCCTACAAGTCCAACCTGATGAGCTCCATGTCCATCGGCATGGACAGGTTGCGCCAAGTCCATCCGCACAATCCGATTTCATTGAATCAGGACGATGCCGGCAAGCTGGGCATACGCAATGGCGACCCTATCCGTGTCAGCACGCCCGGCGGTTCGGTCGATGGCGTGGCCTTGGTGCGCGGTGGCATCATGCGCGGGGCCATTGCCATTGAACACGGCTTTGGCCACACCGAGCTGGGTGCCCGTTCGCATACCATCGATGGCCAGCCCATGCCCCATCAGCCTGCCTTTGCCGCCGGCGTCAATCTGAACGAACTGGGTTTTGCAGACCCGACTCGCGCCCCCGGTCAGGACAATGTATGGATTGATTGGGTATCGGGCGCAGCCGTGCGTCAAGGCCTGCCCGCCCGGATAGAAAAGCGTCAGGTCTGA
- the nrfD gene encoding NrfD/PsrC family molybdoenzyme membrane anchor subunit has product MTIIELLTPAYDVAWLPWAVQYFFLVGLAATSTIWVWRCAWSKDASLRALEPALMIVLLCSSVAAPISLLADLHQPGRFWHFYAHFTPWSWMSLGAVLLPVFVGLSLANVLAWWLDRRTLWRWLSLALLASAVSVLVYSGAEVLVLRSRPLWNTVFLPINFALTAALASLGAILLTARWLPGGMAALPVAALRRWSLGTVLALMICALLWVATGLLGHSRSFQAAAELFQIYPVWRLSFLGSMVFGLLILFLLSRPAKTLHGKSYSLLCAVLMLGSAWVFRWIIFMAVQGVPKYGAGLYLYTMPLGSDGLLGMLGVLGLCVALLMLSTTLLSYFPARRHAVAA; this is encoded by the coding sequence ATGACCATCATCGAATTGCTGACCCCCGCTTACGACGTCGCCTGGCTACCCTGGGCGGTACAGTATTTCTTTCTGGTCGGCCTGGCGGCCACCAGTACCATTTGGGTCTGGCGCTGCGCCTGGTCCAAGGACGCCTCGCTACGCGCTCTGGAACCGGCCCTGATGATCGTGCTGCTGTGCAGCAGCGTGGCCGCGCCTATTTCGCTGCTGGCCGACCTGCACCAGCCCGGTCGTTTCTGGCATTTTTATGCCCACTTCACCCCCTGGTCCTGGATGTCGCTAGGTGCCGTCCTGCTGCCGGTTTTTGTCGGCCTGTCCCTGGCCAATGTCCTGGCCTGGTGGCTGGATCGCCGCACGCTGTGGCGCTGGCTGAGCCTGGCCTTGCTGGCATCGGCCGTCTCGGTTCTGGTCTATAGCGGTGCCGAAGTCCTGGTGCTGCGCTCCCGCCCTTTATGGAACACGGTATTCCTGCCCATTAACTTTGCATTGACAGCCGCCTTGGCCAGCCTGGGTGCCATCCTGCTGACAGCCCGCTGGCTACCCGGTGGCATGGCTGCCTTGCCCGTTGCTGCGCTACGCCGCTGGTCCTTGGGCACCGTGCTGGCGCTCATGATCTGTGCGCTGCTATGGGTTGCCACCGGACTGCTGGGCCACAGCCGCTCCTTCCAAGCCGCAGCCGAACTGTTTCAGATTTATCCCGTCTGGCGTCTGAGCTTTCTGGGTTCGATGGTCTTTGGCCTGCTAATCCTGTTCTTGCTTAGCCGACCGGCCAAAACACTGCACGGCAAGTCCTACAGCCTGCTATGCGCCGTGTTGATGCTGGGTTCGGCCTGGGTGTTTCGCTGGATCATTTTCATGGCTGTTCAAGGTGTGCCTAAGTACGGGGCCGGCTTGTATCTGTACACCATGCCTCTGGGCAGCGATGGCCTGTTGGGCATGTTGGGTGTGCTGGGCCTGTGCGTGGCCTTGCTGATGTTGAGCACCACCCTGCTCTCTTACTTCCCGGCCCGCCGTCACGCTGTTGCGGCTTAA
- the dsrO gene encoding sulfate reduction electron transfer complex DsrMKJOP subunit DsrO, producing the protein MLPPAVPQKGKRRFLKELLGLSASATIIPIKPVQAAMNSQPERRPGGPEGARYGMFVDLRKCIGCQACTVSCSIENAPPIGQFRTTVLQYEVLDGQQQAAMLSLPRLCNHCDNPPCVPVCPVQATFQREDGVVLVDNERCVGCAYCVQACPYDARFINHETQTADKCTFCEHRLEAGLLPACVESCVGGARIIGDLNDENSTISRLMDEHKDEIRVLKPAMNTNPHVFYLGLPDEFVDGVDGQASVRLTTQF; encoded by the coding sequence ATGCTCCCCCCCGCCGTGCCCCAAAAAGGCAAGCGCCGTTTCCTGAAAGAGCTGCTGGGCCTAAGCGCCAGCGCCACCATCATCCCTATCAAGCCAGTTCAGGCTGCCATGAACAGCCAGCCCGAACGCCGTCCGGGTGGCCCCGAAGGGGCCCGCTACGGTATGTTTGTTGACCTGCGCAAATGCATCGGCTGCCAAGCCTGTACGGTCAGTTGTTCCATCGAAAATGCGCCGCCTATCGGCCAATTCCGAACCACCGTCTTGCAATACGAAGTACTGGACGGCCAGCAGCAAGCCGCCATGCTGAGCCTGCCGCGCCTGTGCAACCACTGCGACAACCCGCCCTGTGTGCCGGTCTGCCCGGTACAGGCCACCTTCCAGCGCGAGGACGGTGTTGTCCTGGTGGATAACGAACGCTGCGTAGGCTGCGCCTATTGCGTCCAGGCCTGTCCCTACGATGCCCGTTTCATCAATCACGAAACTCAGACCGCCGACAAATGCACCTTCTGCGAACATCGTCTGGAGGCAGGCCTGTTGCCGGCCTGTGTGGAAAGCTGTGTCGGAGGGGCCCGCATCATCGGTGATCTGAACGACGAGAACAGCACCATCTCGCGCTTGATGGACGAACACAAAGACGAAATCCGGGTCCTGAAGCCCGCCATGAATACCAATCCCCATGTGTTCTATCTCGGTCTGCCCGACGAGTTTGTCGATGGCGTGGATGGCCAGGCCAGCGTGCGCCTGACCACGCAATTCTAG
- a CDS encoding type VI lipase adapter Tla3 domain-containing protein: protein MGAQIRNGALVIVAIGLLGYGLHGLSSSSPSAPTQVAPSVPTEPKNFNGSPTMLARTGADYVLEVRGMGVVTGTTTNHETWRDIEAKADNFATYISQNIDDYFETDMRRLSELRVSEGTSFEEGAKHAVSHWPVPVLIWEPPKHVDTERPAARLASLRQGASLGVHLLLWEEDANTEDGVLMLERVFAFFDAHPDVPEALLVSLDGSMARSLMRTPGHTSLPDEGKVIPPMPDSIATLLVARSDRVDARIRPYAFEQSGPVNRNTTDLDITRLWNFFWENNKDRGPGSFKAYSKAQAAATGADMPQAASFMSSEWWHGILPRLWATLSNDGPGEFTPSPYIPVRWTTWQVRQFDRAPLLGYLHRPVTVSLSKDDGQPLPQADQAAAIKAGWEQAVAALPSRQEPARVFYDTTGDARSVIPLNQALAQIGPQAPDLNHVKEGYDIGRRIGNTGISSPLVQIGLGLVASYQQGGVSATVHRRPDGTATLIMVSPPEDEIKAAWAAKTNNSNPFR, encoded by the coding sequence ATGGGAGCACAGATACGTAACGGAGCCTTGGTAATAGTGGCCATCGGCCTGCTGGGCTATGGCCTGCACGGTCTTAGTTCATCAAGCCCGTCCGCCCCAACACAGGTCGCCCCATCCGTGCCGACCGAACCCAAAAACTTTAACGGCTCTCCCACCATGCTTGCACGGACCGGTGCCGACTATGTACTGGAAGTGCGTGGGATGGGGGTGGTAACAGGAACGACCACCAATCACGAGACCTGGCGGGATATCGAAGCCAAGGCGGACAATTTCGCCACCTATATATCGCAAAATATTGATGATTATTTTGAAACTGATATGCGTCGTCTCTCAGAATTGAGGGTATCAGAAGGCACCAGCTTTGAAGAGGGTGCCAAACACGCCGTCAGCCATTGGCCCGTACCGGTGCTGATCTGGGAGCCGCCTAAACACGTGGATACAGAGCGGCCTGCTGCTCGCTTGGCCAGCTTGCGGCAGGGAGCCAGCCTGGGCGTGCATTTGCTGTTGTGGGAAGAGGACGCTAATACCGAAGACGGGGTGCTGATGCTGGAGCGAGTGTTTGCGTTTTTTGATGCGCATCCCGACGTGCCCGAGGCCTTGCTGGTCAGCTTGGACGGCTCTATGGCGCGTTCCTTGATGCGCACCCCTGGGCATACGAGTCTGCCGGATGAGGGCAAAGTCATCCCGCCCATGCCCGACAGCATTGCTACCTTATTGGTGGCGCGCTCGGACCGGGTGGATGCGCGTATCCGACCCTACGCATTCGAGCAGAGCGGACCGGTCAATCGCAACACCACAGACCTGGACATTACGCGCTTATGGAACTTCTTTTGGGAAAACAATAAAGATCGGGGGCCAGGCAGCTTCAAGGCATACTCCAAAGCCCAAGCCGCGGCGACAGGTGCCGATATGCCGCAGGCCGCCAGCTTTATGTCCTCCGAATGGTGGCACGGCATCCTGCCCCGCTTGTGGGCGACCCTGAGCAACGACGGCCCAGGCGAATTTACGCCCTCGCCCTACATCCCCGTGCGCTGGACCACCTGGCAGGTGCGCCAATTCGACCGGGCACCCTTGCTGGGCTATCTGCATCGACCCGTGACCGTATCCTTGAGTAAAGACGATGGCCAACCGCTGCCTCAGGCGGATCAGGCCGCCGCGATCAAGGCCGGCTGGGAGCAAGCGGTAGCGGCCCTGCCATCGAGGCAGGAGCCGGCGCGGGTGTTTTACGACACTACAGGCGATGCGCGTTCGGTCATCCCCCTGAATCAGGCGCTGGCCCAGATCGGCCCGCAGGCACCGGATCTAAACCATGTAAAAGAAGGCTACGACATAGGCCGACGCATCGGCAATACAGGCATCAGTTCCCCCCTGGTGCAGATCGGGCTGGGGCTGGTGGCCAGCTACCAGCAAGGCGGAGTCAGCGCGACGGTACACCGCCGCCCGGACGGCACCGCCACCCTCATTATGGTCAGCCCACCTGAAGACGAAATCAAAGCCGCTTGGGCGGCCAAGACGAACAACAGCAATCCGTTCCGATAA
- a CDS encoding T6SS effector phospholipase Tle3 domain-containing protein, which yields MADNVIAQASALTMANRPGLCPVQIPADLPGIVIFIHGVNDNGANYGTVEQGLCQGLNERLGRTDMQPGLYGRQYRQAQMDGKRDERILNDPDTYLYQREPGKTGPSVVLPFYWGLRPDNQDIATLDNPGVITSRHADEHGRLMTRGQYQDVHGNRLDANFAKGGGFFANATNNIPQMYEPGFLLGGIEKFAMHNALGGKAVYAGTAPDRRYFVLAATRLAHLIKTIRQAKLELRSGQSPHNETITIMGHSQGSIITLLAQALLKSWGERCVDCIIMVDTPYSLHATDGDGHLTGRSKLKTLVRIVNAVTASPHDVPALADLMLSSGRSCGRSGPRWSASQGERLDKSGQEWITFKERDNRGKVYLYFCPEDTVTGMRKIQGIGTFGVPDTVQNETDEQLEAMSVLEKRRFFQRMWTRLRRWDWDVNAGQDHTVQVGLTPGRIQARNRYQRRTPGPETDGTIWGPLTESIKAAYLQTSFEQNSERHINAEALTPPHEPELHGGEVVRGGQRPGLADVAGQLRLDEVGQNVALGNQYASFEWLFVQRVSDYPWDLTSYKTAFNEGKARDDQAHNWRFTPRPTGGMIEREETPNEARLRLAQDPDELETNNYHSAILRSPENHRWVTAMDVALGQAITMDDENWRKLLYLMADWRVKDQRDFSKNPYFKHLSPDTRALMEACVLYYQEGVFPDETLVAVSPPPLVDYELTAHGQALQAQAGVPTQGGQP from the coding sequence ATGGCAGATAACGTAATTGCGCAGGCCAGCGCCTTGACGATGGCGAACCGCCCTGGCCTGTGTCCGGTGCAGATCCCGGCAGACCTGCCGGGTATTGTCATCTTCATTCACGGGGTGAACGATAACGGGGCCAACTATGGCACGGTCGAGCAGGGTCTGTGCCAGGGGCTGAACGAGCGCCTGGGACGTACGGATATGCAGCCAGGCCTGTATGGGCGGCAGTATCGGCAGGCGCAGATGGATGGAAAACGCGATGAGAGAATTCTTAACGATCCAGACACCTATCTTTATCAGCGCGAGCCAGGGAAAACAGGCCCCAGCGTGGTCTTGCCGTTCTACTGGGGCTTGCGGCCGGATAACCAGGACATTGCTACTTTGGATAATCCCGGGGTCATTACCAGCCGGCACGCCGACGAACATGGCCGGCTGATGACGCGCGGCCAGTATCAGGATGTGCATGGCAATCGCCTGGACGCGAACTTTGCCAAGGGCGGTGGGTTCTTTGCCAATGCCACCAACAACATCCCGCAAATGTATGAACCGGGTTTTTTGCTTGGGGGTATCGAAAAGTTTGCTATGCACAACGCCTTGGGCGGCAAGGCCGTGTATGCCGGCACGGCCCCCGATCGACGCTATTTTGTGCTGGCTGCTACTCGCCTGGCACATCTGATCAAGACGATTCGCCAGGCCAAGCTGGAACTGCGCTCGGGCCAAAGCCCCCACAACGAAACCATCACCATCATGGGCCACAGCCAGGGCAGCATCATTACCTTGTTGGCCCAGGCTTTGCTCAAGAGTTGGGGCGAGCGCTGCGTCGATTGCATCATCATGGTGGATACGCCCTACAGCCTGCATGCTACGGACGGCGATGGTCATCTGACGGGTCGCAGCAAACTCAAGACATTGGTGCGCATTGTCAATGCGGTTACCGCTAGTCCCCACGATGTGCCCGCCTTGGCCGATCTGATGCTGTCCTCGGGACGGTCCTGCGGGCGCTCCGGGCCGCGCTGGAGTGCGAGTCAGGGCGAACGCCTGGACAAGAGCGGCCAGGAATGGATTACCTTCAAGGAGCGTGACAACCGCGGCAAGGTCTATCTGTACTTTTGCCCCGAGGATACGGTCACCGGCATGAGAAAAATACAGGGCATCGGCACTTTTGGGGTGCCCGACACGGTGCAGAATGAAACGGACGAGCAGTTGGAGGCCATGTCGGTGCTCGAAAAAAGACGATTTTTCCAACGGATGTGGACGCGTTTGCGGCGTTGGGACTGGGATGTCAATGCGGGCCAGGATCATACCGTGCAGGTTGGTCTGACTCCGGGCCGGATTCAGGCACGTAATCGGTATCAACGTCGCACACCCGGCCCTGAAACAGACGGCACGATATGGGGCCCCTTGACTGAAAGTATCAAGGCCGCATATTTGCAGACCTCGTTCGAGCAGAACAGCGAACGCCACATCAATGCCGAGGCCTTGACGCCGCCGCACGAACCCGAGCTGCATGGGGGTGAAGTGGTGCGCGGCGGGCAGCGTCCCGGGCTTGCCGACGTGGCCGGCCAGTTGCGGCTGGACGAGGTAGGTCAGAACGTGGCGCTGGGCAATCAGTATGCCTCGTTTGAGTGGCTGTTCGTTCAGAGAGTCAGTGACTACCCTTGGGATCTGACGTCGTACAAAACCGCCTTCAACGAAGGCAAAGCTCGGGACGATCAGGCGCACAACTGGCGTTTTACGCCACGGCCCACCGGCGGCATGATCGAGCGAGAGGAAACGCCTAACGAAGCACGTTTACGCCTGGCGCAGGACCCGGATGAATTGGAGACCAATAACTACCATTCCGCCATCTTGCGCAGCCCTGAAAACCACCGCTGGGTCACGGCGATGGATGTGGCCTTGGGGCAGGCGATCACGATGGATGACGAGAATTGGCGAAAACTGCTGTATTTAATGGCGGATTGGCGAGTTAAGGATCAGAGGGATTTTAGTAAAAATCCATATTTTAAGCACTTGTCGCCTGACACAAGGGCGTTAATGGAAGCCTGCGTGTTGTACTACCAAGAGGGCGTTTTCCCTGACGAGACCCTTGTGGCCGTTTCGCCACCGCCCTTGGTGGATTACGAACTGACGGCGCATGGTCAAGCCTTGCAAGCGCAAGCAGGCGTCCCTACACAGGGCGGCCAGCCATGA
- a CDS encoding TonB-dependent siderophore receptor — protein MSSFLLYAAARFKPNRLSLLTRGAAALWLASGAPLHAQNVDELDRIVVKAEQELKQTLGSSLITQDDLQKSPPANDISDVLRTMPGVNLTGNSASGQRGNNRQIDIRGMGPENTLILIDGKPVSSRSAVRFGWRGERDSRGDTNWVPAEQIERIEVLRGPAAARYGNGAAGGVVNIITKPSTDTFQGTVSLYGNLPQHSKEGASRRINFGLSGPVSDSVSFRLYGNLNKTEADDYDINKDHASGRGGANKGTFAAGREGVRNKDVNGLLAWRLNSRHTIELEAAYGRQGNIYAGDTQNTNTNDEVQRRLGDETNTLYRQSYSLTHRGDWNDKTDSLAYIQYEKTRNYRILEGLAGGTEGAFNDPARARDGGWGIIDLTTLTAHAQASHQFNTAGIEQYATLGLEWVGQELNDQSSELALRNRSRIPGAPSAYKAKSRANIYSVFVEDNIYASDKTTVTPGLRLDYHDKHGSNWSPSLNLSHAVTDNWLLKAGIARAYKAPNLYQSNAGYTLYSLGNGCWGNSGGASDAGCFLQGNADLKAETSINKELGIEFVGNEGMGASLTYFHNDYRNKVEAGRAAVDSFRAMNNRQLVLQWENIPKAVVSGLEGNLTLPLAQDWLWQTNFTYMIESKNKNTGEALATIPKYTINSTLDWTVNADWSLRAKATFYGEQKPPKFDYYGKPLEGSATDKVSPYALFGLSTQYRVNKHLRVNAGVDNLFDKRLFRRGNAIGVNVGTPNYIYGAGAHTYNQPGRTFFLGLTGSF, from the coding sequence ATGTCGTCTTTCTTGCTGTATGCTGCAGCGCGATTCAAGCCTAACCGTCTGTCTCTCCTGACACGCGGCGCTGCAGCCCTCTGGTTAGCCTCTGGAGCACCGCTACATGCCCAGAATGTAGACGAGCTGGACCGCATTGTGGTCAAAGCTGAACAAGAGCTGAAACAAACCCTTGGCTCATCGCTGATCACCCAGGACGATTTGCAAAAATCGCCGCCCGCCAACGATATTTCCGACGTGCTGCGCACCATGCCCGGGGTCAATCTGACCGGCAACTCGGCTAGCGGCCAGCGCGGCAATAACCGCCAGATCGATATTCGTGGCATGGGTCCGGAAAACACCTTGATCCTGATCGACGGCAAGCCGGTCAGTTCGCGTTCTGCGGTACGCTTTGGCTGGCGCGGCGAACGTGACTCGCGCGGCGACACCAACTGGGTCCCGGCAGAACAGATCGAACGCATCGAGGTGCTGCGCGGCCCCGCAGCGGCCCGCTACGGCAATGGTGCCGCCGGCGGCGTAGTCAATATCATCACCAAACCCAGCACAGATACGTTTCAAGGTACGGTATCCCTGTATGGCAACCTGCCCCAGCACAGCAAGGAAGGCGCGTCGCGTCGCATCAACTTCGGTCTGAGCGGCCCGGTTTCCGATAGCGTGTCTTTCCGACTGTACGGCAATCTGAACAAGACAGAGGCCGACGATTACGACATCAATAAAGACCATGCCTCCGGACGCGGGGGAGCCAATAAAGGCACTTTTGCAGCCGGGCGCGAAGGCGTGCGCAACAAAGATGTCAACGGCCTGCTGGCCTGGCGGCTCAACAGCCGCCACACGATAGAGCTAGAAGCCGCCTATGGACGCCAGGGCAATATTTATGCGGGCGATACACAAAACACCAATACCAACGACGAAGTCCAGCGCCGACTTGGAGACGAAACCAACACGCTATATCGTCAAAGTTATTCCCTAACCCACCGCGGCGACTGGAACGACAAGACCGATTCCTTGGCCTACATCCAGTACGAAAAGACCCGCAACTACCGGATTCTGGAAGGCCTGGCAGGCGGCACCGAAGGCGCATTCAACGATCCGGCCCGCGCCCGGGACGGTGGATGGGGCATCATAGACCTGACTACCTTGACAGCGCACGCCCAGGCCAGCCACCAGTTCAACACCGCCGGTATAGAACAATATGCCACTCTGGGCCTGGAATGGGTAGGACAGGAGCTGAACGATCAGTCGTCGGAACTGGCCCTGCGCAATCGTTCGCGCATTCCCGGCGCGCCCAGCGCCTACAAAGCGAAATCACGCGCCAATATTTATTCGGTGTTTGTCGAGGACAACATCTACGCAAGCGACAAGACCACTGTTACGCCGGGTCTGCGCCTTGATTATCACGACAAGCACGGCAGCAACTGGAGCCCGTCGCTGAACCTGTCGCACGCAGTCACAGACAACTGGTTGCTCAAAGCCGGCATCGCACGCGCCTACAAAGCACCCAATCTGTACCAAAGCAACGCTGGCTATACCTTGTACAGCCTGGGCAACGGCTGCTGGGGCAACAGCGGCGGTGCCAGCGACGCGGGCTGCTTCTTGCAGGGCAATGCGGACCTGAAGGCCGAAACCAGCATCAACAAAGAACTGGGCATCGAGTTCGTGGGCAACGAAGGCATGGGAGCCAGCCTGACCTACTTTCACAACGACTATCGCAACAAAGTAGAAGCCGGTCGTGCCGCCGTGGACAGTTTCCGTGCCATGAACAACCGCCAACTGGTGCTGCAATGGGAAAACATTCCCAAGGCGGTCGTGTCCGGCCTGGAAGGCAATCTGACCTTACCGCTGGCCCAGGACTGGTTGTGGCAGACTAACTTTACTTACATGATCGAGTCCAAGAACAAGAACACCGGCGAAGCGCTCGCCACGATTCCCAAATACACCATCAACAGTACGTTGGACTGGACCGTGAATGCCGATTGGTCGCTACGCGCCAAGGCCACCTTTTATGGCGAGCAAAAACCGCCTAAATTTGATTACTACGGCAAACCGCTGGAAGGGTCGGCCACCGATAAGGTGTCGCCCTACGCCTTGTTTGGCCTGAGCACGCAGTACCGGGTAAACAAACACCTGCGCGTCAATGCCGGCGTGGACAATCTGTTCGACAAGCGTCTGTTCCGGCGCGGTAACGCCATCGGCGTCAATGTAGGCACGCCCAACTACATCTATGGTGCTGGGGCCCACACCTATAACCAGCCTGGCCGCACCTTTTTCTTGGGCCTGACCGGTTCGTTTTAA